CGGATCACATCTGCCACACGGGTGGTGTGGCCTGTGGCCGCATCAATGAAAAGTGCATCTGCACCCGCAGCCACCAGGGCCGCTCCGCGATCTGCACAATCATCACCCACACCTACGGCCGCGCCCACGCGCAGTTGGCCATTCGCATCCTTCGCGGCACTGGTAAACATCTGGCGCTTCACCACGTCCTGCTTGGTGATCAGCCCGGCCAGTTTGCCATTCGCATCCACCAGCGGCAGCTTTTCAATTCGGTGCGTGTAGAGGATCTTAAGCGCCTCATCAAAGCTCGTCGTCGGAGTGCCGATAGCTAGGCGGTCGCGCGGCGTCATGATCGTCGAGACCGGCGTGTTTTCGTCCTCGATGTACCAGAGGTCACGGCTCGTCACCATGCCCACCAGCGTGCCATCCGGCTCCACTACAGGGAATCCGCTCACGCCTTTTTCATGCATCAGGCGCTGCAGCGCGCCCAGCGTCGTCTCCGGGCGCACCGTGTGCGGCGTCTGGATGACGGTGTTTTCAGAGCGCTTTACCTTCGCCACCTGCTCCGCTTGATAATCAATCGGGATGTTGCGGTGGATGACTCCCAGGCCACCCTCGCGTGCCAGGGCGATCGCCAGCTCGGCCTCCGTCACCGTATCCATCGCCGAGGATAGGACCGGGATGTTCAACTGGATGCTGTTGCCAAAAACCGTGCCCAGATTTACCTCTCCAGGCAGAACCTGGCTCAGTCCAGGCAGGACCAATACGTCATCAAAACTCAGTGCAAGGGAAGGAATATCGCCCATGTGCCATCTAAGCGGCACTCAGACGAGTGTCACGCAGAAAGTGACTTCTGAATGCAAATCACGGACGATAAACGCGGGTTCTGCCCGTGTAGGAGTCAATCTGCACACAATAATAGTTTGTCGGTGCCTCGTTACTTTGAGAATCCCTCGACTCGATCACCATGATGAAGCTTTTATTAAATTCTGGGATTGTGTAGGCTCGGGCGACATCGTTGGC
This genomic interval from Prosthecobacter algae contains the following:
- the guaB gene encoding IMP dehydrogenase, whose protein sequence is MGDIPSLALSFDDVLVLPGLSQVLPGEVNLGTVFGNSIQLNIPVLSSAMDTVTEAELAIALAREGGLGVIHRNIPIDYQAEQVAKVKRSENTVIQTPHTVRPETTLGALQRLMHEKGVSGFPVVEPDGTLVGMVTSRDLWYIEDENTPVSTIMTPRDRLAIGTPTTSFDEALKILYTHRIEKLPLVDANGKLAGLITKQDVVKRQMFTSAAKDANGQLRVGAAVGVGDDCADRGAALVAAGADALFIDAATGHTTRVADVIRRLRDRVGGSIPIVAGNVVTQDGALHLVEAGASAIKVGVGPGSICTTRIISGVGMAQFTAVQEVAEVCRPRGVTVIADGGIRYSGDIVKALAGGADCVMLGSLLAGTAESPGNMVKWQGRTFKEYRGMGSLKAMRKGAGDRYGQNSSGKLVPEGVEARVPFKGPLADVVFQLMGGLRSGMGYVGADNLDELRAKARFVRITAGGLKESHPHDVVITEEPVNYEPS